A window of Rhodoligotrophos appendicifer genomic DNA:
CTGATTCAGACCGCCTTCAGGTCGCCGTCGCCATGAGCCTGCGAGGCGGGAGCCGGATGGCCTCGCCGAGACTGTTCAACGCCTGTCACCTCTGTAAGCATAAGAGCCCCTAATCGATCGGAAGTCCCATGCACGCTCATTTCGTTCTCGCCCATCCGGAGCCGCAATCCTTCAACGGACATCTCGTGCGATCGGGCACGGCGGCGCTCGAACAGGCCGGCTGGAGCGTCTCCGTCTCCGACCTCTACGCCATGGGGTTCGATCCCTGCGAGCGCGGGGAGCATTTCATCGATCGGGCAGCGCCCGACCGCTTCGATGCTCAGACCGAGCAGCGGCATGCCACGGATACCGGGACCTTGCCGGCGTTCGTGCGCGACGAACTGGCGCTGATGGATCGCGCCGATCTCGTGGTTTTGCAGTATCCCCTCTGGTGGCACATGCCGCCGGCCATTTTGAAAGGCTGGTTCGACCGGGTCTTCGCCTATGGCGAAGCCTATACGAGTGCCATGCGGTTCGAGCAGGGCCGCTTTGTCGGCAAGCGTGCGATGCTCTCGGTGACGGTGGCGACGAGTGCGAACA
This region includes:
- a CDS encoding NAD(P)H-dependent oxidoreductase, yielding MHAHFVLAHPEPQSFNGHLVRSGTAALEQAGWSVSVSDLYAMGFDPCERGEHFIDRAAPDRFDAQTEQRHATDTGTLPAFVRDELALMDRADLVVLQYPLWWHMPPAILKGWFDRVFAYGEAYTSAMRFEQGRFVGKRAMLSVTVATSANTYAHDGRSGDINLMLWPVNFSLAYAGFEVATPFIGYGVESGLRYSDAGEIERRLAAIVEDFRRILPRALERPTIPFNRKDQWGQDGRIIPGAPVYSPFIRRKEHLELE